In the Caldisericota bacterium genome, TGAAAGAAAAAGTGATTATAAGAGAATATAAAAAATCAGATGAATTAAAATGGCTGGATGTTCATGCAAGTGTAATGGTTGATTCATATGCATGGTGGACAGTTATACATAAAAAACCAAAATATAAGAAAGACACAATTGATTTAGTAGCTGTTTGTAATGATAATATAGTAGGTTTTATAACTATTGAA is a window encoding:
- a CDS encoding GNAT family N-acetyltransferase, which produces MKEKVIIREYKKSDELKWLDVHASVMVDSYAWWTVIHKKPKYKKDTIDLVAVCNDNIVGFITIE